A genome region from Akkermansiaceae bacterium includes the following:
- a CDS encoding PEP-CTERM sorting domain-containing protein produces the protein MKNTNHILAICLSLGLSLMPVSSQAAITLAEVNFSGTANAQISTSTIPGTDPQFTELASVIPTANASLAVIGGTASTAHWFYNGSGTAALNNDLHTATSFGAPTRMDFILGLANPGTSYTLTSVEITLPTATTRDIRWEFGYRKPDTTTVILGTQTINAAGTYSIDISGASLSADDTSQSWVSAGNGGLRFMFFETTSGTNADGLQIDSLRVIGTAIPEPSAALLGGLGLLALLRRRRN, from the coding sequence ATGAAAAACACCAACCACATCCTAGCCATTTGCCTATCCCTTGGCCTCTCGCTGATGCCGGTCTCATCCCAGGCCGCCATCACTCTTGCCGAGGTCAATTTCTCCGGCACAGCCAACGCTCAGATCTCCACCAGCACGATCCCTGGCACCGATCCTCAGTTCACGGAACTGGCAAGCGTGATCCCAACCGCAAACGCTTCGTTGGCTGTAATCGGTGGCACTGCAAGCACGGCCCACTGGTTCTACAATGGCAGCGGCACCGCGGCTTTGAATAATGATCTGCACACCGCAACGTCATTCGGCGCGCCCACACGGATGGATTTCATACTCGGTCTAGCGAACCCGGGGACATCCTATACTCTGACTTCTGTCGAGATCACTCTTCCTACTGCCACCACCAGAGATATCCGGTGGGAATTCGGCTATCGCAAACCGGACACCACCACAGTGATTCTTGGCACCCAGACCATCAATGCCGCAGGCACCTACAGCATCGACATCAGCGGTGCGAGTCTCAGTGCGGACGATACATCGCAAAGCTGGGTGAGCGCAGGTAACGGCGGCCTTCGTTTCATGTTCTTCGAGACAACAAGTGGGACCAATGCGGACGGGCTCCAGATCGATTCCCTGAGAGTGATCGGCACCGCCATCCCCGAGCCATCCGCAGCCCTGCTCGGAGGCCTCGGTCTCCTCGCACTTCTTCGCCGCCGCCGGAACTGA
- a CDS encoding FecR domain-containing protein, with product MSPEQKEDLQFRILGLLDGTLGEGEAARLDAELLGSREGRELFHQLATLHSVIEEQAASKAEIRRVPIIPIELLLARQRRTLLRNSLLAAAAVLLVSFIALWLKMAPERPETYAKFQVAPDSAFTLTHAAVGDKAPAGKALAKGSRLRLSRGILEGMFESGARFVVEAPCDMTVLADDRISLADGIAWFEVPSNAAGFAVETQMIRVVDLGTRFGVVALRGKNHEIHVTKGMVEASCVTEDHEKHKIILKAGQARRLDASGMLVQIPVDTSRFTTSIPDALIIRNPGFENMESLAGQRNRAGYGPISAWGTSGGTVGAGGRDIPFLTRPAHDGANVAFIQGKGAIAQSVSGFDPTKTYSVTYFVNERGYTNAGASPATHTSVTLDLGESFYEHPGLITKTDAFRRIVSSPLRVFGPTANIEIRGQAASGDSTLLIDSVSVSRSVPSISDGGFENPAQPKYGFKQAHGAGRGNLGGATWVFMAGAGITANQSDFRPPAAPEGSQAAILQNAGAVLETTIQGFEPGVIYSLSFEAAGRRGGAAPFQVLLDGKILGFDGAMNLRPPVGSYQSYTSGNLSLSGGSTTLRIVSTGQGSSFIDDIRLNFVAEAPDQAESTLPRK from the coding sequence ATGAGCCCGGAGCAAAAGGAAGATCTCCAATTCCGCATCCTCGGGCTGCTGGACGGAACGCTCGGGGAAGGGGAGGCTGCCCGGCTCGATGCTGAATTACTTGGCAGCCGCGAAGGCCGCGAACTCTTCCACCAGCTTGCCACCCTTCACAGCGTAATTGAGGAACAGGCGGCATCAAAAGCGGAGATCAGGCGTGTGCCCATCATCCCGATCGAGCTCCTTCTCGCCCGCCAGCGCCGGACTCTCCTCAGGAATTCCCTGCTGGCCGCCGCCGCCGTGCTCCTGGTCTCGTTCATAGCCTTGTGGCTGAAAATGGCTCCGGAGCGACCCGAAACCTATGCCAAATTCCAGGTCGCACCGGATTCCGCTTTCACCCTGACCCACGCTGCCGTGGGCGATAAGGCGCCGGCGGGCAAGGCTCTCGCCAAGGGATCGCGGCTGAGATTGTCCAGGGGTATCCTGGAAGGGATGTTCGAATCCGGTGCGCGCTTCGTGGTCGAGGCACCCTGCGACATGACCGTCTTGGCCGACGACCGCATCTCCCTCGCCGATGGCATCGCATGGTTCGAAGTGCCATCCAATGCCGCTGGATTCGCGGTGGAGACACAAATGATCCGTGTCGTGGATCTCGGCACGCGTTTCGGTGTCGTGGCCCTGAGGGGCAAAAACCACGAAATTCATGTCACCAAGGGCATGGTCGAGGCGAGCTGCGTGACAGAGGATCACGAGAAACATAAGATCATTCTAAAGGCCGGGCAGGCGCGGCGGCTGGATGCCAGCGGAATGCTCGTCCAAATTCCGGTGGATACTTCGCGCTTCACCACATCCATACCTGACGCGCTGATCATTCGCAATCCGGGCTTCGAGAACATGGAAAGCTTGGCCGGACAGCGCAATCGGGCAGGATACGGCCCGATCAGCGCGTGGGGAACCAGTGGAGGCACCGTGGGGGCGGGAGGGCGCGACATTCCGTTCCTCACCCGGCCCGCGCATGATGGAGCGAATGTCGCCTTCATACAGGGCAAGGGAGCCATCGCGCAATCCGTCAGCGGCTTCGATCCCACGAAAACCTACTCGGTCACCTATTTCGTGAACGAGCGCGGCTACACAAATGCTGGAGCAAGCCCCGCCACCCATACCTCCGTTACCCTCGATCTCGGCGAGAGTTTTTATGAGCATCCCGGACTCATCACCAAGACCGACGCCTTCCGCCGCATCGTCAGCAGCCCCCTCCGCGTCTTCGGCCCCACCGCCAACATCGAAATCCGCGGCCAAGCCGCCTCCGGAGACTCCACCTTGCTCATCGACTCGGTGAGCGTCTCCCGCAGCGTGCCATCCATTTCCGACGGCGGCTTCGAGAACCCTGCACAGCCGAAATATGGATTCAAGCAAGCCCATGGAGCCGGTCGCGGGAACCTTGGCGGGGCGACATGGGTGTTTATGGCCGGCGCCGGGATCACCGCAAATCAAAGTGACTTCAGACCTCCCGCAGCCCCAGAAGGGTCACAGGCAGCCATTCTGCAAAACGCGGGAGCAGTGCTGGAAACCACCATACAGGGCTTCGAACCTGGGGTCATTTACAGCCTCAGTTTCGAAGCCGCGGGACGAAGAGGGGGAGCGGCGCCTTTCCAGGTTCTTCTCGACGGCAAGATCCTGGGTTTCGACGGCGCGATGAATCTGAGGCCGCCCGTCGGCTCCTACCAATCCTACACCAGCGGGAACTTGTCCCTTTCCGGCGGCTCCACCACGCTGCGCATCGTTTCCACGGGCCAGGGATCGTCCTTCATCGATGACATCCGCCTGAACTTCGTCGCCGAGGCTCCGGATCAGGCGGAATCCACATTGCCACGGAAATAA
- a CDS encoding sigma-70 family RNA polymerase sigma factor has translation MSEPAPSQNTVDNAGDGLQLQEFVSQLTASQGRIRAFVVTLMPGSPDVTDVVQETNLVLWKSRARYRTGSNFLAWAFTIARLEVLHQRSRTKRYGRILISEELLDMLAAEVPDEGSHDEYLDALDKCKSKLTETQRELIEYRYQRGRSIEDYAEQTGRKASALRVALMRTRIALRECIEKTMGGHPA, from the coding sequence ATGAGTGAGCCTGCACCTTCCCAAAACACCGTGGACAACGCGGGGGATGGGCTGCAGTTGCAGGAGTTCGTCAGTCAGCTGACAGCGAGCCAAGGGAGGATCCGGGCCTTTGTCGTGACTCTTATGCCCGGCAGCCCGGATGTGACGGATGTGGTTCAGGAAACCAATCTCGTGCTTTGGAAGAGCCGCGCGCGCTACCGCACGGGCTCCAATTTCCTCGCCTGGGCGTTCACGATCGCGCGCCTGGAGGTGCTGCACCAGCGGAGCCGCACGAAACGTTACGGTCGCATCCTGATTTCCGAGGAACTGCTCGACATGCTTGCTGCGGAAGTGCCCGACGAAGGCAGCCACGACGAATACCTGGACGCCCTGGACAAATGCAAATCCAAGCTCACCGAAACCCAGCGAGAGCTGATCGAATACCGCTACCAACGGGGTCGTTCGATCGAGGATTACGCGGAGCAGACCGGCAGGAAGGCCTCGGCACTCCGCGTGGCTCTCATGCGCACTCGGATTGCCCTTAGGGAATGCATTGAAAAAACCATGGGAGGGCACCCCGCATGA
- a CDS encoding dienelactone hydrolase, whose translation MIRSLTLLAAAVLVASANAKPSSYDPLSVGDEEVKSLAFDVTDKSRDRVIPIRAYLPENGAAAPLVIFSHGLGGSRDNNPYLGNHWAKRGYVVVFVQHPGSDESVWKGERPMNRMAAMKAAASAEAFADRVADIPAVIDALESLGNQKGHALKGRMDLGRIGMSGHSFGAVTTQAMAGQTFAGGRISYLEKRIGAAVMMSPSKPRLGDPGKAFGSITLPCLLLTGTRDDSPIGGGTPEDRLEVFPNLAKAPAWQLVFDGATHMDFGQRKGVQKDSRYHKAILALTTAFWDAHLKGDKAAMEWLKGEGVKSALAEGDIWQSNRR comes from the coding sequence ATGATCCGTTCTCTCACCCTGCTCGCCGCAGCAGTCCTTGTTGCCTCCGCGAATGCGAAGCCAAGCTCATACGATCCGCTCTCCGTCGGGGATGAGGAAGTGAAATCCCTTGCCTTCGATGTGACTGACAAGTCCCGCGACCGCGTGATTCCGATCCGCGCCTATCTTCCGGAAAACGGTGCTGCGGCTCCGCTTGTGATTTTCTCCCACGGCCTCGGCGGCTCCCGCGATAACAATCCCTACCTGGGGAACCATTGGGCGAAGCGGGGATACGTGGTGGTTTTCGTCCAGCATCCCGGCAGCGATGAAAGCGTGTGGAAGGGCGAGCGGCCGATGAACCGGATGGCGGCAATGAAGGCGGCTGCCTCCGCGGAGGCCTTTGCGGATCGGGTGGCGGATATCCCCGCCGTGATCGATGCGCTGGAGTCCTTGGGAAATCAGAAGGGCCATGCACTGAAGGGGCGCATGGATCTGGGGCGCATCGGCATGTCCGGGCATTCCTTCGGCGCGGTAACAACCCAGGCGATGGCCGGGCAGACCTTCGCCGGCGGTCGGATTTCCTATCTGGAGAAACGCATCGGTGCGGCGGTGATGATGAGCCCGAGCAAGCCAAGGCTGGGTGATCCGGGAAAAGCCTTCGGCTCGATCACGTTGCCGTGCCTGCTACTGACCGGAACCAGGGACGACAGCCCGATCGGTGGGGGCACGCCGGAGGACAGGTTGGAGGTTTTCCCCAATCTCGCCAAGGCACCGGCGTGGCAGCTTGTCTTCGATGGCGCGACGCACATGGACTTCGGCCAGCGCAAGGGTGTCCAAAAGGACAGCCGTTACCACAAGGCCATCCTCGCCCTCACGACCGCGTTCTGGGACGCTCACCTGAAAGGCGACAAGGCGGCAATGGAATGGCTCAAGGGCGAGGGCGTGAAATCCGCGCTGGCCGAAGGCGATATCTGGCAATCAAACAGGCGGTAA
- a CDS encoding glycoside hydrolase family 2 protein gives MFLPPIIRTLSAIFLGLLTSGQLGAETSPRERLNFDAGWLFSKGDMAGAEKPDFDASTWRKLDLPHDWSIEGPYDPDAPAGAPGGYLPAGIGWYRKVFKTPANLAGRRIFIGFDGIYMNGEVWINGHRLGKRPYGYIGVEYDLTPHLKFGGRNVIAVRVDDSLQPSGRWYGGTGIYRHVWLTHTDLVRVAHWGTYVRTPVVTQGSATVAIDTDIANGLPTDQKVTVTQEILSPDGKVAAATEDTFAAPGGGQVIAKQTLELPQPELWSPDSPHLYTVRTSLRIGTELRDVYDSTLGVRTLRFDRNEGLFINGEHTIMRGTCNHQDLGRSGTALWDKALERRLKMLKEMGCNALRTAHYPHSPELMRMADEKGFLVVNETFDEWRRGWNFENGQLVSSPNDRGKARNGYNRYFTEWAERDLTDHLKRDRNHPCVIMWSIANEVPEAQKHGELETVQMLVDIVRKTDPTRPVSAGINHIQTANETGFLEHLDIVGYNGGGGSCFLYEKDHKRFPDRIIYASEVPHSLQTRGEYRTHTNFREKERQIANLTEAEVFPETDAWYESSYDNAAVRINARDSWHLTKTLPYVLGEFRWTGFDYIGESGGWPRVLGNFGIIDLCNFPKDTYYFYQSQWTEKPMIHILPHWNWPGKDGTVIPVHAYTTGDEAELFLNGTSLGTRRIGGENPYHIEWLVPYAPGELKAIARKDGKEIANTTVRTSGAPAQFQLETDQSELDPRKRDLAYLTLRVEDSEGNFDPKGERWVSLSIQGPARILGVHNGDPLSHHPFQSKTVRTFNGLARVILAPATGEDTVQPGEKRKQDEIIVRASVNGWKSRELRLTRTHAGEAESVFLPDDSSPRPTDVYDDGVPPVD, from the coding sequence ATGTTCCTTCCGCCAATAATAAGAACGCTATCAGCGATTTTCCTCGGACTCCTCACATCCGGCCAGCTCGGCGCGGAAACCTCCCCCCGCGAGCGGCTCAACTTCGACGCAGGCTGGCTCTTTTCCAAAGGCGACATGGCCGGTGCGGAAAAACCGGACTTCGATGCCTCCACATGGCGCAAGCTCGACCTCCCTCATGACTGGAGCATCGAAGGCCCCTACGATCCCGATGCGCCCGCCGGTGCGCCCGGGGGCTATCTCCCGGCAGGCATCGGCTGGTACCGCAAGGTTTTCAAAACACCCGCAAACCTAGCAGGCCGCCGCATCTTCATCGGGTTCGACGGGATTTACATGAACGGCGAGGTATGGATCAACGGCCACCGCCTTGGCAAGCGCCCCTACGGCTACATCGGCGTCGAGTATGATCTCACCCCGCACCTGAAATTCGGCGGGCGCAATGTGATCGCCGTGCGCGTCGATGATTCGCTTCAGCCCTCCGGACGCTGGTATGGCGGCACCGGCATTTACCGCCACGTCTGGCTCACACATACCGATCTCGTTCGCGTCGCACACTGGGGAACCTACGTACGCACCCCGGTCGTCACCCAAGGATCCGCCACTGTCGCGATCGACACTGACATCGCCAACGGCCTGCCCACCGACCAGAAAGTCACGGTCACCCAGGAAATCCTTTCCCCGGATGGGAAAGTGGCGGCAGCCACCGAAGACACATTCGCCGCGCCGGGCGGCGGTCAAGTCATTGCCAAGCAGACGCTGGAACTCCCGCAGCCCGAGCTATGGTCGCCGGACTCCCCCCACCTATACACCGTCCGCACCAGCCTCCGCATCGGCACGGAGTTGAGGGATGTCTATGACAGCACGCTGGGAGTCCGCACGCTGCGCTTCGACAGAAACGAAGGGCTGTTCATCAATGGCGAGCACACGATCATGCGCGGCACCTGCAACCACCAGGATCTCGGCCGCTCGGGTACCGCGCTGTGGGACAAGGCGCTGGAACGCCGCCTCAAAATGCTCAAGGAAATGGGCTGCAACGCACTCCGCACCGCCCACTACCCCCACTCCCCAGAGCTGATGCGGATGGCCGACGAAAAGGGTTTCCTCGTCGTCAACGAAACCTTCGACGAATGGCGGCGCGGCTGGAACTTCGAGAACGGCCAGCTTGTCTCCAGCCCCAACGACCGCGGCAAGGCGCGCAACGGCTACAACCGCTATTTCACCGAATGGGCGGAACGGGATCTAACGGATCACCTAAAGCGCGACCGCAACCACCCATGCGTCATCATGTGGAGCATCGCCAACGAGGTTCCCGAGGCGCAGAAACACGGGGAACTGGAAACCGTGCAGATGTTGGTTGATATCGTCAGGAAAACCGACCCGACCCGGCCCGTAAGCGCCGGAATCAACCACATCCAAACCGCAAACGAGACCGGCTTCCTCGAGCACCTCGACATCGTCGGCTACAACGGCGGCGGCGGCTCCTGTTTCCTCTATGAAAAGGATCACAAGCGTTTTCCCGACCGCATCATCTACGCCTCGGAAGTCCCCCACTCTCTCCAGACCCGAGGCGAATACCGCACCCACACGAATTTCCGCGAGAAGGAGCGCCAGATCGCCAACCTGACCGAAGCCGAGGTCTTCCCGGAGACCGACGCTTGGTATGAATCGTCCTACGACAACGCCGCCGTGCGCATCAACGCCCGCGACTCATGGCACCTTACCAAAACACTGCCCTACGTCCTCGGCGAGTTCCGCTGGACCGGCTTCGACTACATCGGCGAGTCCGGCGGCTGGCCGCGTGTGCTGGGCAACTTCGGCATCATCGATCTCTGCAATTTCCCCAAGGACACCTATTATTTCTACCAGAGCCAGTGGACGGAAAAACCCATGATCCACATCCTCCCGCACTGGAACTGGCCGGGCAAGGACGGCACCGTGATCCCCGTCCACGCATACACCACAGGCGACGAGGCGGAACTTTTCCTCAACGGAACATCGCTGGGCACCCGCCGCATCGGCGGCGAAAACCCCTACCACATCGAATGGCTCGTTCCATACGCTCCCGGTGAACTGAAAGCCATCGCCCGCAAGGACGGAAAGGAAATCGCCAACACCACGGTGCGCACTTCCGGCGCCCCCGCACAGTTCCAGCTTGAAACCGACCAATCGGAACTGGATCCCCGCAAGCGCGACCTCGCCTACCTCACCCTCCGCGTTGAGGACAGCGAAGGGAACTTCGATCCGAAAGGCGAGCGCTGGGTCTCGCTCAGCATCCAGGGACCGGCCCGCATCCTCGGGGTTCATAACGGCGATCCACTCAGCCACCACCCCTTCCAGTCGAAAACCGTCCGCACGTTCAACGGCCTCGCCCGTGTCATCCTCGCCCCGGCGACCGGAGAGGACACCGTGCAGCCCGGCGAGAAACGCAAACAGGACGAGATCATCGTGCGAGCCAGCGTCAACGGCTGGAAGTCCCGCGAGTTGCGCCTGACCCGCACGCACGCAGGCGAGGCCGAATCCGTCTTCCTCCCCGATGACAGCTCCCCACGCCCCACCGATGTCTATGATGACGGCGTGCCGCCTGTTGATTGA
- a CDS encoding TMEM43 family protein, whose protein sequence is MSEDHFSSTSSTGWLGRIGDSIKGVLFGLVLIVVSVPVLFFNEGRAVKTRKTLDEGAKSVVTVPAEKTNPANNGKLIHLTGKAQAEGVLEDADFGVSAQSLKLRREVEFYQWEETSQTDTKKKLGGGEETVTTYAYSKKWGDKPIDSSRFKHPQGHENPRPVLDDMTWTAEPVTVGGFTLSSGLVAQMGNYSAVSGDPAVELPEEISGKKVQRENGGFYLGQKPDSPEVGDLRVSHEAVLPGDVSVIAAQAGEGLEPYAAKAGGTIEILEVGKQGADSMFATAQKNNNVLTWILRGVGAFLMFMGFAMLFRPLSVLADVLPIAGDIVGAGTGLIALLLTVAISFAVISVAWIFYRPLLGIPLALVAVAGFVFLVMKLMAQRKRTRALA, encoded by the coding sequence ATGTCCGAAGATCATTTTTCCTCGACCTCAAGCACCGGCTGGCTCGGCCGCATCGGCGATTCCATCAAGGGCGTCCTGTTCGGACTGGTTCTGATCGTTGTCTCCGTCCCGGTGCTGTTCTTCAACGAAGGTCGTGCGGTTAAGACCCGCAAGACGCTCGATGAGGGTGCGAAATCCGTGGTGACAGTGCCGGCGGAAAAAACAAATCCGGCCAACAACGGGAAGCTGATCCATCTCACCGGCAAGGCGCAGGCGGAGGGCGTGCTTGAGGATGCGGATTTCGGGGTTTCGGCGCAGTCATTGAAGCTGCGCCGCGAGGTGGAATTCTACCAATGGGAGGAGACCAGTCAGACAGATACGAAGAAAAAGCTCGGCGGCGGCGAGGAGACCGTCACTACCTATGCTTATTCGAAGAAGTGGGGCGACAAGCCGATCGACTCGTCGCGCTTCAAGCACCCACAAGGCCACGAGAACCCCCGTCCTGTGCTTGATGACATGACTTGGACGGCAGAGCCGGTCACGGTCGGCGGCTTCACTCTCTCATCGGGCTTGGTGGCTCAGATGGGGAATTATTCGGCGGTGAGCGGGGATCCGGCGGTGGAACTGCCGGAGGAGATCTCCGGAAAAAAGGTGCAACGCGAGAACGGTGGGTTCTACCTGGGTCAGAAGCCCGACTCGCCCGAGGTCGGAGACCTTCGCGTGAGCCACGAGGCAGTGCTGCCCGGCGATGTGAGCGTGATCGCTGCGCAGGCCGGTGAAGGGCTGGAGCCTTACGCGGCAAAGGCGGGCGGCACCATCGAGATCCTCGAGGTCGGCAAACAGGGGGCCGATTCGATGTTCGCCACAGCGCAGAAGAACAACAATGTGCTTACCTGGATCTTGCGCGGAGTCGGTGCGTTTCTGATGTTCATGGGTTTCGCGATGCTCTTCCGCCCTCTCTCGGTGCTGGCGGATGTATTGCCTATCGCGGGGGATATCGTCGGGGCGGGCACCGGCCTGATTGCGCTGCTGCTGACCGTGGCGATTTCCTTTGCCGTGATCTCGGTGGCATGGATTTTCTACCGCCCGCTTCTCGGGATCCCGCTGGCGCTGGTGGCGGTGGCGGGCTTTGTTTTCCTGGTGATGAAGCTCATGGCGCAGAGGAAGCGTACGCGAGCGCTTGCGTGA
- a CDS encoding PEP-CTERM sorting domain-containing protein — translation MKLTKSKCTALATFSALLLMQVSSQAASVLLLTDNFNTANNTDLNLNLASRQDGTLKSTGGAAPAGSTWTKFASGGTIVSNQLNVPGGGGVRNNADFEPALTSVDLSAVSGFTMSFNLQYTGATNQWTSPYLSTHTGDERAQSRFGFVAFGNGNLQFYGGAVTGGQVNTGVSNATLATLVSGWSINNQNSYSLVATRTTATTGTYDAFINGIQVASNIAYGFGTGGDSGEVNFEIINTATGAGLYDNFSLVTVPEPSAALLGALGTLILLRRRRN, via the coding sequence ATGAAATTAACCAAATCCAAGTGCACCGCGCTGGCGACCTTCTCCGCGCTCCTGCTGATGCAGGTCTCATCCCAGGCCGCCAGCGTTCTTTTGTTGACGGACAATTTCAACACCGCCAACAATACCGACTTGAACCTGAATCTAGCGTCCCGCCAAGATGGCACGCTGAAATCCACCGGAGGCGCGGCTCCGGCGGGATCAACATGGACTAAGTTTGCTAGCGGCGGCACCATTGTCAGCAATCAATTGAACGTGCCTGGTGGTGGAGGCGTGCGCAACAATGCGGATTTCGAGCCGGCTCTCACCAGCGTCGACTTGTCCGCCGTTTCGGGATTCACCATGTCATTCAATCTCCAATACACCGGGGCAACGAATCAATGGACATCCCCCTATCTCAGCACCCACACGGGAGACGAGCGTGCGCAATCACGGTTCGGTTTCGTCGCATTTGGCAATGGTAACTTACAGTTTTACGGCGGTGCCGTTACCGGCGGCCAGGTCAACACAGGAGTATCGAATGCAACTCTCGCCACTCTTGTGTCCGGATGGAGCATCAACAATCAGAACAGCTACTCCCTGGTCGCGACGCGCACCACGGCAACGACGGGCACCTATGATGCATTCATCAACGGCATCCAGGTCGCCTCGAACATCGCATACGGGTTTGGCACCGGCGGAGACAGTGGTGAGGTCAACTTTGAAATCATCAACACTGCCACTGGTGCGGGCTTGTATGACAACTTTTCCCTTGTGACGGTTCCCGAACCCTCCGCAGCCCTGCTCGGTGCCCTGGGGACTCTGATTCTCCTCCGCAGGCGCCGGAACTGA
- a CDS encoding copper homeostasis protein CutC: MLEICIDGIESAHAAEQGGADRVELCANLPEGGTTPSAGMIRAVRNVFPGGLMVIIRPRGYDFLYSADEMRAMLHDIHIARLEGADGIVLGCLMADGRVDVERCRELIAAAGGMDITFHRAFDMSRDLEEALEDIIGLGIRRILTSGGMADVPQGVPRIAQLMAKAAGRISLMPGGGVTEENIPEIIKATGVREIHLSARHGVRSGMTHFNHGCHMGSFSMANEYEWREASAEKIRLAKQGLTQALAYASSAP, encoded by the coding sequence GTGCTGGAAATTTGCATAGACGGAATCGAGTCAGCCCACGCTGCGGAGCAGGGAGGTGCTGACCGGGTGGAACTCTGCGCAAATCTCCCCGAGGGAGGCACCACACCGAGCGCAGGGATGATACGGGCGGTGCGAAATGTTTTCCCCGGCGGCCTGATGGTCATCATCCGCCCGCGCGGCTATGATTTCCTCTACTCTGCGGATGAGATGAGAGCCATGCTCCATGACATCCACATCGCCCGCCTGGAAGGCGCGGATGGCATCGTTCTCGGCTGCCTGATGGCGGACGGACGGGTCGATGTGGAGCGCTGCCGGGAACTCATCGCCGCCGCCGGAGGCATGGACATCACATTTCACCGCGCATTCGACATGTCGCGGGATCTCGAGGAGGCGCTGGAGGATATCATCGGTCTGGGCATCCGGCGCATCCTCACCTCCGGTGGGATGGCGGATGTTCCCCAGGGTGTTCCGCGCATCGCCCAGCTCATGGCGAAAGCCGCAGGTCGCATCTCACTCATGCCCGGCGGCGGGGTGACGGAGGAAAACATTCCGGAAATCATAAAAGCGACGGGTGTCCGAGAAATCCACCTCAGTGCCCGCCATGGGGTGCGCAGCGGGATGACCCATTTCAACCATGGCTGTCACATGGGCTCTTTTTCCATGGCCAACGAATACGAATGGCGCGAGGCAAGCGCGGAAAAGATCCGGCTGGCGAAGCAAGGGCTCACGCAAGCGCTCGCGTACGCTTCCTCTGCGCCATGA
- a CDS encoding NAD(P)-dependent alcohol dehydrogenase, producing MSETFHGWAAKAAGAELEEFDFDPGEMRPEQVQVKVESCGICHSDLSMIDNEWGMSEYPLVAGHEVIGTIEKIGDQAKGLAVGDRVGLGWFAGSCLSCQPCLSGRQQLCSGAQGMIVGRHGGFADKVRANWEWAVKLPGALDPESSGPLFCGGITVFAPIADLGIRPTDKVGVIGIGGLGHLALQFLNAWGCEVTAFTSSKSKMAEAKALGAHKTVSSTDSGELKAIAGTLDFILVTANVPLDWDSFIGALAPDGRLHFVGAVLEPVPVAAFSLIGGRKSISGSPLGSPSTVATMLEFCARHKIAPVTETFAMDDINAALDHLRAGKARHRIVLKR from the coding sequence ATGAGCGAAACATTCCACGGATGGGCGGCGAAGGCCGCGGGGGCGGAACTTGAGGAATTTGATTTCGATCCCGGCGAGATGCGCCCGGAGCAGGTGCAGGTGAAGGTCGAGTCCTGCGGCATTTGCCACTCGGATCTCTCGATGATCGACAACGAGTGGGGCATGTCGGAATACCCGCTCGTCGCCGGCCATGAGGTCATCGGCACCATCGAGAAAATCGGAGATCAGGCCAAAGGACTGGCCGTGGGCGACAGGGTCGGGCTCGGATGGTTCGCCGGAAGCTGCCTGTCCTGCCAGCCCTGCCTTTCCGGCAGGCAACAGCTTTGTTCCGGAGCGCAGGGCATGATCGTCGGCCGCCATGGCGGCTTCGCCGACAAGGTGCGGGCAAACTGGGAATGGGCGGTGAAACTCCCCGGGGCGCTTGATCCGGAAAGTTCCGGCCCGCTGTTTTGCGGGGGCATCACGGTGTTCGCTCCCATCGCGGATCTCGGCATCAGACCTACGGATAAGGTCGGTGTCATCGGGATAGGCGGGCTGGGGCACCTCGCGCTGCAGTTTCTGAACGCATGGGGCTGCGAGGTCACTGCATTCACATCCAGCAAATCCAAGATGGCCGAGGCGAAAGCGCTAGGTGCCCACAAGACCGTCAGCAGCACCGATAGCGGGGAGCTCAAAGCCATCGCCGGAACCCTCGATTTCATCCTCGTCACCGCGAACGTTCCCCTCGACTGGGATTCGTTCATCGGTGCTCTCGCCCCGGATGGGAGGCTGCATTTTGTCGGTGCCGTCCTTGAGCCGGTGCCGGTCGCCGCGTTCTCGCTCATAGGCGGCAGGAAATCCATCTCCGGCTCCCCGCTCGGATCCCCTTCCACAGTCGCCACGATGCTGGAATTTTGCGCCCGCCACAAGATCGCACCTGTCACCGAGACCTTCGCGATGGACGACATCAACGCCGCCCTCGATCACCTCCGCGCGGGCAAGGCTCGTCACAGGATCGTATTGAAACGGTAG